A portion of the Leifsonia sp. EB41 genome contains these proteins:
- the pdxY gene encoding pyridoxal kinase PdxY yields the protein MRILSIQSAVAYGHVGNSAAVFPLQRIGVEVLPVYTVNFSNHTGYGAWRGPLIAPDDVRAVITGIEERGVLGSIDAVLSGYQGSEGIGDVIVDAVARVKAANPNAVYACDPVMGNAKSGCFVAPAIPELLRDRVVPVADIITPNQFELGYLTRTEPGDLESTLASVDAARAMGPRTVLVTSVERPDQPEDTIEMLAVDDAGAWIVQTPRLPLKANGSGDVTAALFTAHYVASGDAASALSKTVSSVYDLLANTLASGERELQLVESQESYAHPREQFTVTRVR from the coding sequence ATGCGCATCCTCTCCATCCAGTCCGCTGTCGCCTACGGCCACGTCGGCAACTCCGCCGCTGTGTTCCCGCTCCAGCGCATCGGCGTGGAGGTGCTCCCCGTCTACACGGTGAACTTCTCGAACCACACGGGCTATGGCGCGTGGCGTGGGCCGCTGATCGCGCCGGACGATGTGCGCGCGGTGATCACCGGGATCGAGGAGCGCGGTGTGCTCGGGAGCATCGACGCCGTCCTGTCCGGATATCAGGGCAGCGAGGGTATCGGGGACGTGATCGTGGACGCCGTGGCCCGCGTCAAGGCCGCCAACCCGAACGCCGTGTACGCGTGCGACCCGGTGATGGGCAACGCGAAGTCCGGCTGCTTCGTCGCGCCGGCCATCCCCGAGCTGCTGCGCGACAGGGTCGTGCCGGTCGCCGACATCATCACGCCGAACCAGTTCGAGCTCGGCTACCTCACCCGCACCGAGCCGGGCGACCTGGAGTCCACGCTCGCCTCGGTCGATGCCGCGCGGGCGATGGGCCCGCGCACCGTGCTTGTCACCAGTGTGGAGCGGCCGGACCAGCCGGAGGACACCATCGAGATGCTCGCAGTGGACGACGCGGGCGCGTGGATCGTGCAGACCCCGCGGCTGCCGCTGAAGGCGAACGGGTCGGGCGACGTCACGGCGGCGCTGTTCACGGCGCACTACGTCGCGTCCGGCGACGCGGCTTCCGCGCTCAGCAAGACCGTCTCCAGCGTCTACGACCTGCTCGCGAACACGCTCGCGTCAGGTGAGCGCGAGCTCCAGCTCGTGGAGTCGCAGGAGTCGTACGCGCACCCGCGCGAGCAGTTCACCGTCACGCGGGTGCGCTGA
- the pdxS gene encoding pyridoxal 5'-phosphate synthase lyase subunit PdxS — translation MTVTEQGTATGSSRVKRGLAEMLKGGVIMDVVTPEQARIAEDAGAVAVMALERVPADIRAQGGVARMSDPDLIEAIIAEVSIPVMAKARIGHFVEAQVLQALDVDYIDESEVLSPADYVNHIDKWQFTVPFVCGATNLGEALRRINEGAAMIRSKGEAGTGDVSEATKHIRKITSEINALKSMTRDELYVAAKDLQAPYELVAEIAETGKLPVVLFTAGGVATPADAAMMMQLGADGVFVGSGIFKSGNPEQRAAAIVKATTFYDDPQVIAEVSRGLGEAMVGINVSDLAAPHRLAERGW, via the coding sequence ATGACAGTCACAGAACAGGGCACCGCAACGGGGTCGAGCCGGGTCAAGCGCGGCCTGGCCGAGATGCTGAAGGGCGGCGTCATCATGGACGTCGTCACGCCGGAGCAGGCCCGCATCGCCGAGGACGCCGGAGCCGTCGCCGTGATGGCGCTGGAGCGCGTCCCCGCCGACATCCGCGCGCAGGGCGGCGTCGCCCGCATGAGCGACCCGGACCTGATCGAGGCGATCATCGCCGAGGTCTCCATCCCGGTCATGGCGAAGGCCCGCATCGGCCACTTCGTCGAGGCCCAGGTGCTGCAGGCGCTGGACGTGGACTACATCGACGAGTCCGAGGTGCTCTCGCCCGCCGACTACGTCAACCACATCGACAAGTGGCAGTTCACCGTCCCGTTCGTCTGCGGCGCCACCAACCTCGGTGAGGCCCTGCGCCGCATCAACGAGGGCGCGGCGATGATCCGCTCCAAGGGCGAGGCCGGCACCGGCGACGTCTCGGAGGCCACCAAGCACATCCGCAAGATCACCTCCGAGATCAACGCGCTGAAGTCGATGACGCGCGACGAGCTGTACGTCGCCGCCAAGGACCTCCAGGCGCCCTACGAGCTGGTCGCCGAGATCGCCGAGACCGGCAAGCTCCCCGTCGTGCTGTTCACCGCGGGCGGCGTGGCCACCCCGGCCGACGCCGCGATGATGATGCAGCTCGGCGCGGACGGCGTCTTCGTCGGCTCCGGCATCTTCAAGTCCGGCAACCCGGAGCAGCGCGCCGCCGCGATCGTCAAGGCGACCACGTTCTACGACGACCCGCAGGTCATCGCCGAGGTCTCCCGCGGCCTGGGCGAGGCGATGGTCGGCATCAACGTGTCCGACCTCGCCGCGCCGCACCGCCTCGCCGAGCGTGGCTGGTAA
- a CDS encoding aminotransferase class I/II-fold pyridoxal phosphate-dependent enzyme, which produces MDEQVITGTTAAEIAASVRALHERGALRRGDALPPVRELAARLQVNRNTAVAAYRLLAQAGVVVARGRAGTVIAGVEAVAQEGYAADSVLRDVGTGNPDPGRIPDLSSALARATGRPVLYGEPVIDPALEAIALAWVREDLPNPDLRITVTNGAVDAVERLLAQALLRDDAVALEDPCFLASIHTVRHGGYRAVPVPVDAEGMTVDGLRAALDAGVRAIICTPRAQNPTGATLSPARAAALRALLADHPYVLVIEDDHFSMLSQRPYETLIGPGHRRFALVRSVSKFLGPDMCLAIAATDAETADRLAFRLSPGTTWVSHILQRLVLAQLTDDTVLSEVAEAGRHYATRNAAFAAQLGARGLPTEAGDGLNLWVELPVEARVVAERLMRRGWLARTGDEFLLGGRPAASHHLRLTVHDLGEEKAGRLVDDLVEAAERSAPRL; this is translated from the coding sequence GTGGACGAACAGGTCATCACGGGCACGACCGCGGCGGAGATCGCGGCGAGCGTGCGCGCACTGCACGAGCGCGGTGCGCTGCGCCGCGGGGACGCCCTCCCCCCGGTGCGCGAGCTGGCCGCCCGGCTCCAGGTCAACCGCAACACGGCGGTCGCCGCCTACCGGCTGCTGGCGCAGGCGGGCGTGGTCGTGGCGCGCGGCAGGGCCGGCACGGTCATCGCGGGCGTGGAGGCCGTCGCGCAGGAGGGCTACGCGGCCGACAGCGTGCTCCGCGACGTCGGCACGGGCAATCCCGATCCGGGCCGCATCCCGGACCTCTCGTCGGCGCTGGCCCGCGCGACCGGGCGGCCGGTGCTCTACGGCGAGCCGGTGATCGACCCGGCCCTGGAAGCCATCGCGCTCGCCTGGGTGCGGGAGGACCTGCCGAACCCGGACCTGCGGATCACCGTGACGAACGGCGCGGTCGACGCCGTCGAGCGGCTCCTGGCCCAGGCGCTGCTGCGCGACGACGCGGTCGCGCTCGAGGACCCGTGCTTCCTGGCCAGCATCCACACGGTCCGCCACGGCGGCTACCGCGCGGTGCCCGTGCCGGTGGACGCCGAGGGGATGACCGTGGACGGCCTCCGCGCGGCGCTCGACGCCGGGGTGCGCGCGATCATCTGCACGCCGCGCGCGCAGAACCCGACCGGCGCCACGCTCTCCCCCGCGCGCGCCGCTGCCCTGCGTGCGCTGCTGGCCGACCACCCGTACGTGCTCGTCATCGAGGACGACCACTTCTCCATGCTGTCGCAGCGACCGTACGAGACGCTGATCGGGCCGGGCCACCGGCGCTTCGCGCTGGTCCGCTCCGTTTCGAAGTTCCTCGGCCCCGACATGTGCCTCGCGATCGCCGCGACCGACGCGGAGACCGCCGACCGTCTCGCGTTCCGGCTGAGTCCAGGCACCACCTGGGTGAGCCACATCCTCCAGCGGCTCGTGCTCGCGCAGCTCACCGACGACACGGTGCTGAGCGAGGTCGCGGAGGCCGGGCGGCATTACGCCACACGGAACGCGGCGTTCGCGGCACAACTCGGTGCACGAGGCCTCCCGACGGAGGCCGGCGACGGACTCAACCTGTGGGTGGAGCTGCCGGTCGAGGCGCGAGTCGTCGCGGAGCGGCTGATGCGGCGCGGGTGGCTCGCGCGGACCGGGGACGAGTTCCTGCTGGGCGGGCGCCCCGCCGCGTCGCATCACCTGCGGCTGACGGTGCACGACCTCGGCGAGGAGAAGGCGGGGCGGCTGGTGGACGACCTGGTGGAGGCGGCGGAGCGCTCGGCGCCCCGCCTCTGA
- the pdxT gene encoding pyridoxal 5'-phosphate synthase glutaminase subunit PdxT, with product MAGNATAAAATVTGLRVGVLALQGDFREHLAVLRGLGADAVPVRRAEELESIDGLVIPGGESSVMDKLSRAFGVAEPLKAAIAAGLPVYGTCAGLIMLADAIVDGIAGQQSLGGLDVAVRRNAFGSQVDSFETDLDIPQLGDEPVHAVFIRAPIVESVGEKATVLARVPDGRVVAVEQGDLLGTSFHPEITGDTRFHEYFLGKVRARVNARVDAAV from the coding sequence GTGGCTGGTAACGCAACGGCTGCCGCGGCGACCGTCACCGGCCTCCGCGTCGGCGTCCTGGCCCTGCAGGGAGACTTCCGCGAGCACCTCGCGGTCCTGCGGGGCCTCGGCGCCGACGCAGTGCCCGTCCGCCGGGCGGAGGAGCTGGAGAGCATCGACGGCCTGGTCATCCCGGGCGGCGAGTCCAGCGTCATGGACAAGCTGTCCCGGGCGTTCGGCGTCGCCGAGCCGCTGAAGGCCGCCATCGCCGCCGGGCTGCCGGTGTACGGCACCTGTGCGGGACTGATCATGCTCGCGGACGCGATCGTCGACGGCATCGCCGGCCAGCAGAGCCTCGGCGGCCTCGACGTCGCCGTGCGCCGCAACGCCTTCGGCTCCCAGGTGGACTCGTTCGAGACCGACCTCGACATCCCGCAGCTCGGCGACGAGCCGGTGCACGCGGTGTTCATCCGGGCGCCGATCGTGGAGAGCGTGGGGGAGAAGGCGACCGTGCTCGCCCGCGTGCCGGACGGACGCGTCGTGGCGGTGGAGCAGGGCGACCTGCTCGGCACGTCGTTCCACCCGGAGATCACGGGGGATACGCGATTCCACGAGTATTTCCTGGGCAAGGTGCGTGCGCGGGTGAACGCGCGGGTGGACGCTGCGGTCTGA